In the genome of Abyssalbus ytuae, the window CTGTTTAATGACAGCCTTTTATATTTTTAATCAGGAAACAAACTTTTATCTATATTAGGAATCACTTTCAGAGCATTTTTATAGTAAATTTTTTTTAACACTTCATCATCTAAATCAAGTCCGTACATTTTCCAAAAAGCATGGTACCTTTTATAATAAGGAAAATATTCATCTGCAGATTCTAAAACTCTGAAATAAGTATAATATTCTTCCGGATTCCATGCATCTTTTCCAAACATTACCCGGTCCTGATATTTTGTCAGAAAAGCTTTGGCAAATCGCGGTTGCCTTCCCAATTCGGAAATAACAGCACCAATTTCAGTATACATATTTGGGAATTCATCCATAAGTTTTGCCAATGAAGCAAGATCATTTCCGTACCAGCCTAAATGTGCATTTATAAATTTTGTTTTTTTGTGTTTCCTGAACACATTGTGTTGCTCATTTATAATTGTTTCCCACGGCGCTGTGATACTGTCTTCCCTTTTTCTTCTCGGTCTTAACTTAAGTTCCAGCCATCTTTCATTATTATGATCATGCGGTAACCAAAAAGATTTCGGATCGGCGGAATGAATAAGTACCGGAATACCTAACTCTGCACATTTATCCCACACCGGTGCTATCCTGGGGTCATCAATTTTAACCCTGTTGCCTTTACTGTCTTTATTATCCATCCCCAGACTTTTGTATACTTTTAGTCCGTTAGCACCAAACTCAACATCTTTTTCCAGTTGCAACATCACTTTTTCTGTCCATCCGGCTTCATCTACATTATTAAAATTAATATTTGTAAAAACTATAAAACGGTCAGGAAAATTATTATTCACATTATTAAGAGCCCCTCTTAAATGCTCTTCTTCACCCCTGCCCCTTCCTGACAAATTAACCATTACCTTCATATTTAACTTATCCATTTCTGCTATAAGCTCCTTAAGATTCATTTCCGGCATTCTGAATTGATGATTATGAACATCAATAAACGGATATTTGGCTTTTGTTATTTCTTTTCCCGGAATGACTAATGTAGAAGGCGGATCATACTGTTCAAAATCCATCGTTTGACAAAAACCCACGAAAGAAACAAATACCATGCAACAAAAAGGCAGAACTTTCATTTTAATCCAAATTAATTGTTAAAATATAAAAATATGGCATTAGCCGGGGCTTACCCAAACCTTAACATTTTATTATAAATTTTTCTGTTTTTATACCATTTAGTATTTTTATTATATTTGAATAACAAAAAATGTAGTCATATGCTTTCAAAAGCCGAAAAAACCACACAATTTATCATTGAAAAAGTTGCTCCTTTGTTTAATAGAAAAGGGTATTTTGCCACTTCACTTAGTGACATTACAAAAGTTACAGGTTTAACCAAAGGTGCCATATATGGTAACTTTCAAAATAAGGAAGAATTAGCTGTTATTGCCTTTGAACATAATGTAAGCCTGCTGTTGACCGAATTAGAAAGTTATATGAATGAAGGCAATACACCTCTGGAAAAGCTTTTTAAGTTAACTGATTTTTACCGTAACTATTATGATTTCAGCAGAAAAATAGGAGGTTGCCCGGTACTTAATATGGGTGTTGATGCCAAACATCTTAACAAAGCTTTACAAAAAAGGGTAGAAAATGTTATTAACAGGATACAAGAATATATAGGCAATATTATAAACGATGGTAAACAATCCGGGGAAATTAAAAATACTATAGTGAGTAGAACTTATGCTAAAAGATTTTATTCCCTGTTGCAAGGCGCTATTTTTATGAGCCAGACTATGGATGATAATGCCTATGTAATAGATGCCGCCAACATAATAAACGATTCTATAAATATGTATTTTAAAAAATAAATTCTGTAAAATTTAAAGTATTCTTTTCAACAAAAATCTAATATGAATCATTTTCCTAAAATTTTAGAAAGTACGGCAAAAATAAGGTTTCAGGACTGCGACCCTTTTAATCATTTAAATAATAGCAGGTATCTGGATTATTTTATTAATGCCCGTGAAGATCAGTTATTAGAGAATTACGGGGTAGATTTATTTAAAATTGTTAGGGAAGAAAATATAGGTTGGGTAGTTAGCAGCAGTCAGGTTTCTTATATTAAACCTGTTTTTACAATGGAAAAAGTTGTAATTGAATCCCAACTCCTTCAATATTCGGGAAAACATCTTATGGTAGAAGCACGAATGTGGGATAGTTCCAAATCTGCTTTAAAATCTTTTTGCTGGATGTGTTTTGTTCATTTTAATTTAAAAACCAATACCGTGGAACAACATTCTGCCCGTTTTATAGAGTTATTTAAAAACATATTAAACCCGGTTGAGGAAAACTCCTTTAATGAAAGAGAAATAAATTTAAGAGGCCGAAAGTCCTGATAATTGTCATTTAAATAACGTTTAATTATGTACCTTTAAAACATGAAGCTTAATAAGTTTATAGACCATACCCTTTTAAAACCGGTTGCTACACCGGAGGAGATTGAAATACTGTGTAATGAAGCAGTAAAATATGACTTTTTTTCAGTATGTGTAAATAGTTGCCATGTTTCCTTTGCCACAAAATTGTTATCAGATACTAATGTAAAAGTATGTACGGTGGTGGGTTTCCCACTTGGGGCCATGTGTACCAGGGCAAAAGCATTCGAAGCAGAAAATGCGGTAAAAGACGGAGCCGCAGAGATTGATATGGTCATGAATTTAGGCTGGTTAAAAAGCAACCGTCCCTTAAAAGTTATACAGGATATAGCAGAAATCAAAAAAGCCATTGGAGAGAATGTTCTTAAAGTTATAATAGAAACCTGTTATTTAACCGATGAAGAAAAAAAACTGGCAAGTGAACTTGCTATAAAAGCCAATGCCGATTTTGTAAAAACCTCTACTGGTTTCGGAAATGGCGGTGCCACCCTGCCGGATATTGATATTATAAAAAAGGCCATTCATAGCCAGGCAAAAATAAAAGCTTCAGGAGGGATCAGGGATTTTGATACTGCCATACAATATATTAAAGCCGGAGTAAGCCGTATTGGTACCTCCAATGGTATAAATATAGTGACCGGGTTTCATCAGAAAACAAATGATTATTAACAATGAGTATACATATTGATGCCTTAAAAGGCGACATTGCCGAAGCTGTTTTACTGCCCGGCGACCCCCTAAGAGCCCAATGGATTGCCACCACTTTTTTAGAAAACCCAAAATTATATAACGATGTTCGGGGTATGTTGGGGTATACAGGCTATTATAAAGGCAAAAGAGTATCTGTACAAGGTACGGGAATGGGTGTCCCCTCCATAAGCATTTACACCAACGAGTTAATCAGGGAATTCGGGGTAAAAAAACTGATAAGGGTAGGAAGCGCCGGCTCATACCAACCCTATGTAAAAATAAGGGATATTATTTTAGCAATGTCTGCTTCCACCAACAGTAGTATAAACCGTTTTACATTTGAATCTGAAGATTTTGCCCCAACAGCCGATTTTAACCTTTTTATGAATGCAGTAAATATTGCAAAAGATAAAAAAATACCCATTCAGGCAGGAAATATACTCACCAGCGATATTTTTTATCATGAAAACCCTGATTATTACAAAAAATGGGCAAAATACGGAATATTGTGTGTAGAAATGGAAACTGCTGCTTTGTATACCATTGCAGCCAGGTATAATGTACAGGCATTATCAATACTTACTATTTCAGATAGTTTGGTCTCTAAGGAAAAAACTACTTCCGAAGAACGTGAAAGTACATTTAAAGAAATGATAGATATTGCCCTGGAACTTGTATAAAAAAACACAATTACCATGAAGATAATGTATAGTATAATAATTTTATTTTGTTCCTGTAACCTTGTTTCTTGTCAGCAAACTAAAGAAGAAACCACAGTTTATTATTTGATCAGGCATGCCGAGAAGGATATGAAAAATCCTGGTGATAAAAACCCTGCATTAAACAAAAAAGGACAACAGCGGGCAAAAAAATGGGCAAAAATGTTTAATAATATTGATGCTGTTTACTCTACCAATTTTATAAGAACAAAATCTACTGCTGCTCCTACTGCCAAAAAGAATAATCTTGAAGTAAATATTTATAATCCGTTTAAAATTGATATCGAAGCTTTTAAAGAAGAAACCAAAGGAAAAAGAGTAGTAATTGTCGGCCATACTAATACCATCCCCCGGTTCATTAATCAACTTCTGGGAGAAAAAAAATATGGCGAAATAGATGAATCGGAATACGGAAATCTATATAAAATAACCATAAAAGGTGATAAAATATCTTCTGAGCTTATAAAAACTAATTAATCATGCAGTTAAGAAGAATTATTAAATTATTGGAAAATACGTATTCAGGTGCTACCTGGTATGGTAGTAATTTATGTGATGTTTTAACCGCTATTTCCAGTTCAAACCCCAATGCATCCTATAATGGAGGAAATTCCCTGGGGCAAATTTTAGAACATATGATACAGTGGAAAAAGTTTGTGATTGAAAAAATTAACGGCAATACCAATTTTATTATTGAAATCAATTCCATACAAGATTGGAATAGGCGAAAAATATACACCACAGAAGAATTTATCGCTTTAATTCATGAATTTAAATCTGTTTCAGAAAAGCTCATTGAAATTTTAAAAGGTGAAAATGATGAATTACTCAATAAAGAAGTTCCCGGAAAAAAATATGATTTTAAGACCTTGCTTGATGGTATAGTACACCACGATATTTATCATGTCGGTCAGCTTTCTTTACTTAAAAGAGGTTAAAAATCAACTTTTATTTTTGATCCTTGATTCTTAACCATCCAAAGCCTGTTAAATTTAACATATAAAAACCCTACAGGTAATAAATTAACGTCAATTCGATCTAAAAGATAACTATTAATTGAATGTGAACCCTTCTTTTTCCCCAGTATAGCAAAGTTTTCCGTCAAAAATTTTCGAAGCCTTGGAGAAAATTTAGGGAAAGCTTGTGGTTTTGCCCGCTATGCAGGCAAAAATACCTTGGAAAAAGGGTCTTTTCTTCTCGCCCGTACCAAACGACACGTTCGGGCGGGTTGGTTCGTTT includes:
- a CDS encoding amidohydrolase family protein; the protein is MDFEQYDPPSTLVIPGKEITKAKYPFIDVHNHQFRMPEMNLKELIAEMDKLNMKVMVNLSGRGRGEEEHLRGALNNVNNNFPDRFIVFTNINFNNVDEAGWTEKVMLQLEKDVEFGANGLKVYKSLGMDNKDSKGNRVKIDDPRIAPVWDKCAELGIPVLIHSADPKSFWLPHDHNNERWLELKLRPRRKREDSITAPWETIINEQHNVFRKHKKTKFINAHLGWYGNDLASLAKLMDEFPNMYTEIGAVISELGRQPRFAKAFLTKYQDRVMFGKDAWNPEEYYTYFRVLESADEYFPYYKRYHAFWKMYGLDLDDEVLKKIYYKNALKVIPNIDKSLFPD
- a CDS encoding TetR/AcrR family transcriptional regulator produces the protein MLSKAEKTTQFIIEKVAPLFNRKGYFATSLSDITKVTGLTKGAIYGNFQNKEELAVIAFEHNVSLLLTELESYMNEGNTPLEKLFKLTDFYRNYYDFSRKIGGCPVLNMGVDAKHLNKALQKRVENVINRIQEYIGNIINDGKQSGEIKNTIVSRTYAKRFYSLLQGAIFMSQTMDDNAYVIDAANIINDSINMYFKK
- a CDS encoding acyl-CoA thioesterase → MNHFPKILESTAKIRFQDCDPFNHLNNSRYLDYFINAREDQLLENYGVDLFKIVREENIGWVVSSSQVSYIKPVFTMEKVVIESQLLQYSGKHLMVEARMWDSSKSALKSFCWMCFVHFNLKTNTVEQHSARFIELFKNILNPVEENSFNEREINLRGRKS
- the deoC gene encoding deoxyribose-phosphate aldolase; the encoded protein is MKLNKFIDHTLLKPVATPEEIEILCNEAVKYDFFSVCVNSCHVSFATKLLSDTNVKVCTVVGFPLGAMCTRAKAFEAENAVKDGAAEIDMVMNLGWLKSNRPLKVIQDIAEIKKAIGENVLKVIIETCYLTDEEKKLASELAIKANADFVKTSTGFGNGGATLPDIDIIKKAIHSQAKIKASGGIRDFDTAIQYIKAGVSRIGTSNGINIVTGFHQKTNDY
- the deoD gene encoding purine-nucleoside phosphorylase gives rise to the protein MSIHIDALKGDIAEAVLLPGDPLRAQWIATTFLENPKLYNDVRGMLGYTGYYKGKRVSVQGTGMGVPSISIYTNELIREFGVKKLIRVGSAGSYQPYVKIRDIILAMSASTNSSINRFTFESEDFAPTADFNLFMNAVNIAKDKKIPIQAGNILTSDIFYHENPDYYKKWAKYGILCVEMETAALYTIAARYNVQALSILTISDSLVSKEKTTSEERESTFKEMIDIALELV
- a CDS encoding SixA phosphatase family protein, with the translated sequence MKIMYSIIILFCSCNLVSCQQTKEETTVYYLIRHAEKDMKNPGDKNPALNKKGQQRAKKWAKMFNNIDAVYSTNFIRTKSTAAPTAKKNNLEVNIYNPFKIDIEAFKEETKGKRVVIVGHTNTIPRFINQLLGEKKYGEIDESEYGNLYKITIKGDKISSELIKTN
- a CDS encoding DinB family protein → MQLRRIIKLLENTYSGATWYGSNLCDVLTAISSSNPNASYNGGNSLGQILEHMIQWKKFVIEKINGNTNFIIEINSIQDWNRRKIYTTEEFIALIHEFKSVSEKLIEILKGENDELLNKEVPGKKYDFKTLLDGIVHHDIYHVGQLSLLKRG